The region CCCAGGTTGCACCCCATGGCGATGTACCAGAGATAGTGGCGTTTGGTCAGGCTGGCCAGGGACGAGAGCATGATGGCGATCTGGAGGAAGATGAGGGCATAGGCGAAGTTCCCCCCCATCTCCTGGGCCTTGAGCTTGGTCTTGGCGATCGTCTCGGCCTTGTCCTTGATCTCCTTTTTGTCGCCATCGTAGCGCTTGATCTCCTCGCCGTATTTGGCCAGGGTCTTCTCGTACTCGGCGGCCACTGCGGGCGGCAGCCCCTTCTGGGCATGGTACTGCAACTCCAGCGCCTTCCTGCTCATTTCAAAGTTGTGCTGCTTGATGCTTTTGGCCTGATAATAGGCCCACTGGTCGCTCTCCTGCCCCTGGGCCATGATGGCGCGGGACGAGAATTTTCCCATGTAGAGCGTGGTCAGGGCGGCCAGGACCGCCACGATGGCCGTGGAAAGCGCCAGCCATCCCTGCCATTTTTCCTTCTCTTCCGACATGCAGAGTCCTCCTGAACAATGATGATGTGAGAATGCAGGATAAGCATCCCCCCGTGCTTTGTAAAGGGGGCTGAATCAGATGAAGAGCGCCGCCGCGGAGGCCGGGACGATGCCCGCCTTTTCGGCCCGCTCCATGAGGCAGTGAATGGCCCTCACCCCTTCGTCCCCCAGATCGTTGGAGAAGTCGTTGACATACAGGCCGATGTGGGCCGAGCAGACCTCCTCGTTCATCTCCTGGGCGTGTTCGTGGATGTAATGGGCCGCAGAGGCGGGATTGGCCCGGGAGTAGGCGACGCCGTCCTTTAGTGCGCCCTCGATGGCGGCGATGGTGTCGGCGCCGAGGGAGCGCCTGGCGACGATGCCCCCCAGGGGGATCGGCAGACCGCTTTCCCGCTCCCACCACTCCCCCAGGTCGAGCATCTTGTGCAGGCCGAACCCCTGGTAGGTGAAGCGGGATTCGTGGATGATCACGCCGGCATCCACGTTGCCGCTCAGGACGGCGTCCATGATCTCGTTGAAGGGCATGACCAGGAAGTTTTTCAGGGTGGGGTCGAACAGGCGCAGCAGGAGCAGCGCCGTGGTAAGGCGTCCCGGAACGGCGATGGTCTTGCCGCGCAGATCAGAGGGGTCGAGAGGGGCCTTTGCCACCAGGAGCGGCCCGCAGCCCCGTCCCAGGGCGCTGCCGGAGCGGAGCAGGGCGTACTCGTCGCGGATATGTCCCAGGGCGTGGTAGGAAACCTTGGTGACGTCCAGCTCATTCCTGAGGGCCAACCGGTTGAGGGTCTCCACGTCCTCCAACCGCTCGCGGTAGGAGATGCCGCGGGTGTCCACCAGGCCGTGGACGAGTGGGTAGAACATGAAGGTATCGTTGGGACAGGGGGAAAAACCGAGGGTGAGAGAATGATTCATGACAACTCCGTTCCGGGATCAGGGATCGGGTCCGTCTGCTCTGCCGCGTCTCGCGCGCCCGGCATGCGAACCCTCTATGACATCGTTTGGCTGGTGCGGGGGCATGCGGACTCCATCCGTTTGCCCGGATCGCTTTCAGCGGCGGTTAAACCAGCATCGTGCCGTCATCGATAATGACCCGTTCGCTTCCGTCGGCCATGATGGCCGTCAGGGTCGGGCGGTAGAAGACGTAATCCTCGTGGAACGGGGCGCTGACCCGGCCGCCGAAGCCCGAGTTGTCCCCCAGGGCGATGTGGATGGTGCCGAGAATCTTCTCGGCCTCCAGCACATTGTCCGGGCGGCTGGCCTTGTCGTTGGTGCCGATGCCCAGCTCGGCGATGTTCCGGCAGTTGGCGTTCTCGGCGAATTTGGCCTCAAGCTTGGCGCGGTGCGGGTCCGTTCCCTCCATCCGTGCCACAGTGCCGTTCTCCACGGTAAGCCGCAGCGGCTCGTCCAGTTTGCGGGTTGGCGCCCACTCGATCACCATGGTGCCGTGGCTCTT is a window of Geobacter sp. FeAm09 DNA encoding:
- a CDS encoding DUF4337 domain-containing protein, giving the protein MSEEKEKWQGWLALSTAIVAVLAALTTLYMGKFSSRAIMAQGQESDQWAYYQAKSIKQHNFEMSRKALELQYHAQKGLPPAVAAEYEKTLAKYGEEIKRYDGDKKEIKDKAETIAKTKLKAQEMGGNFAYALIFLQIAIMLSSLASLTKRHYLWYIAMGCNLGWLFFFLDAWLLFY
- a CDS encoding 1,4-dihydroxy-6-naphthoate synthase, with the protein product MNHSLTLGFSPCPNDTFMFYPLVHGLVDTRGISYRERLEDVETLNRLALRNELDVTKVSYHALGHIRDEYALLRSGSALGRGCGPLLVAKAPLDPSDLRGKTIAVPGRLTTALLLLRLFDPTLKNFLVMPFNEIMDAVLSGNVDAGVIIHESRFTYQGFGLHKMLDLGEWWERESGLPIPLGGIVARRSLGADTIAAIEGALKDGVAYSRANPASAAHYIHEHAQEMNEEVCSAHIGLYVNDFSNDLGDEGVRAIHCLMERAEKAGIVPASAAALFI